One genomic region from Ptychodera flava strain L36383 chromosome 5, AS_Pfla_20210202, whole genome shotgun sequence encodes:
- the LOC139133924 gene encoding probable thiopurine S-methyltransferase isoform X2, which translates to MAENIDPVPSEQNQLRREQEDDMTPETWNERWKQGRAGFHINHVSELADLGYKIIGVEYSEIAITSFFQEQKIDYTTQPVDRMSNCTLYKSLDERIKIYQCDIFKISSEITGQVDAIWDRGAFNAIMYKERRKYGEMILPMMKADTRYLLLTSIYDKSQMTAPPQCIPIEEVLEIFGARCTVQKIAEYDDERDIFKKKGLKWIKIHVHLLTLKIKI; encoded by the exons ATGGCGGAAAATATTGATCCAGTTCCTAGTGAACAAAACCAGTTAAGAAGAGAGCAAGAGGATGACATGACACCGGAAACATGGAATGAAAGATGGAAGCAAGGAAGAGCGGGATTTCATATCAACCATGTTTCTGA GTTAGCTGATCTTGGATACAAGATTATTGGTGTTGAATATTCTGAAATAGCGATCACGTCTTTCTTCCAAGAACAGAAAATAGATTATACAACACAACCTGTTGACAGAATGAGTAACTGTACACTCTATAAG AGTTTGGATGAAAGAATCAAAATTTATCAATGTGATATCTTTAAGATTTCAAG TGAAATAACTGGTCAAGTTGATGCAATATGGGACAGGGGTGCTTTTAATGCCATAATGTACAAAGAAAGACGGAA GTATGGTGAAATGATACTACCGATGATGAAAGCAGACACAAGATATCTTTTGCTAACATCAATCTATGACAAATCACAGATGACAG CACCACCCCAGTGTATCCCCATTGAAGAAGTGTTAGAGATATTTG GTGCCAGATGCACAGTGCAGAAGATAGCAGAGTACGATGACGAAAGAGACATATTCAAGAAAAAGGGATTAAAATGGATTAAAATTCATGTTCATCTTCTCACACTGAAGATAAAGATCTGA
- the LOC139133924 gene encoding probable thiopurine S-methyltransferase isoform X1: MAENIDPVPSEQNQLRREQEDDMTPETWNERWKQGRAGFHINHVSDMMKDQKDLLTNGREGISVFFPMCGKSFDMKWLADLGYKIIGVEYSEIAITSFFQEQKIDYTTQPVDRMSNCTLYKSLDERIKIYQCDIFKISSEITGQVDAIWDRGAFNAIMYKERRKYGEMILPMMKADTRYLLLTSIYDKSQMTAPPQCIPIEEVLEIFGARCTVQKIAEYDDERDIFKKKGLKWIKIHVHLLTLKIKI, translated from the exons ATGGCGGAAAATATTGATCCAGTTCCTAGTGAACAAAACCAGTTAAGAAGAGAGCAAGAGGATGACATGACACCGGAAACATGGAATGAAAGATGGAAGCAAGGAAGAGCGGGATTTCATATCAACCATGTTTCTGA TATGATGAAAGATCAAAAAGATTTATTGACAAATGGAAGAGAAGGGATTTCTGTGTTCTTTCCAATGTGTGGTAAATCATTCGATATGAAATG GTTAGCTGATCTTGGATACAAGATTATTGGTGTTGAATATTCTGAAATAGCGATCACGTCTTTCTTCCAAGAACAGAAAATAGATTATACAACACAACCTGTTGACAGAATGAGTAACTGTACACTCTATAAG AGTTTGGATGAAAGAATCAAAATTTATCAATGTGATATCTTTAAGATTTCAAG TGAAATAACTGGTCAAGTTGATGCAATATGGGACAGGGGTGCTTTTAATGCCATAATGTACAAAGAAAGACGGAA GTATGGTGAAATGATACTACCGATGATGAAAGCAGACACAAGATATCTTTTGCTAACATCAATCTATGACAAATCACAGATGACAG CACCACCCCAGTGTATCCCCATTGAAGAAGTGTTAGAGATATTTG GTGCCAGATGCACAGTGCAGAAGATAGCAGAGTACGATGACGAAAGAGACATATTCAAGAAAAAGGGATTAAAATGGATTAAAATTCATGTTCATCTTCTCACACTGAAGATAAAGATCTGA